The genomic region TGGGATCCATGAGATCTCAAAAATTAGGAGATCTTGACTTTGGATGAAGCTTtctaaagcacagaaaatatttactctTGCTTTCCCTGCAGTTAATAGGAGCAGTATGATCAGTCCTGAGGTCTTTCCACATCCATTCTGGCTGCATGACTCAGGGACAGGAGAGTGCTGTGTAAGCTGTTCTTGCTCAACCTGATGATGCCTGGGgtggtgcagggctgcagtgttCCCCCTCATGCAGGTGCTGAATCCCTCTCTGGGCTTTCCCTGGGCATACTGACTGatccctgctcagcacacacaCCTCACACAACTGCATGCTACCAGGTATCTTTTCCAGTTCCCTTCCCTATCCTGAAACATATCCCATGTCTTAGAGAAAATATATGCTACCAAGAGCCCCAGACAAGTGCAAGAATCAAGAATTTATGACAGGCAGCTTTTTAGAGACAGTTTCCACAATCTGGAATTCATTACAGGGTATGTGATGCCATCAAAGAATTGACTAAAGCAAGTTCTAAAGTCAGCTACCTGGTAAAAAAATAGTTCAAGCTGTCAGCATCAAACAAGCTCTTTGTATCACATACAAAGCTTGTCACAGGTCAGGCAAATACTGTAAATGGGATGTTACAAGGCTAAAGAGCTGGTGATGAGTACATTTGTTAGGACTAAGGAGATGAAGGTTAGAAAGGGAGATTGCATTCCAGGATGGTCAGGTACAGGTATAGCCCTGAATAAAGGCTGTGGCAGAGGCTGGAGGGCTGAAGGGGAATTAGTGGGGAACGGGGGTCCACAATCCATCAGCTATGTATCTCAAGCAAACATTGAATTCATCACCACATCACCTGTACTACTGAAACCTATGAGCCCAGGTGTTCCTTCTGTCAGAGGAGACAGAGGCACTGCCCACAGACCAGCTCTGGTTAGTCCTCAGTAGAGAGGAGAAGCAGGTGCCCATCTGAAGCCCCTTGGATGTGCTGCAGAAGCATTCAGTAGAGCTTCTGGGCACCTCTGTGTCCCACAGTGACCACACTGGTCATGTCAGCAAGAATTATCATGATCAGGTTTTTGGATTgaactgaggaaaagaaattaacaaaGACCTGTCACCAAATGCTTGCTGAGGGACCTTGAAAAAGACAGGCAAAGCTCAATGACAACAAGTATTAAATGAACagttgtttacatttttttccaggcCTGCTCTTGGATGAGTTGTGGGAGTGAAATAGTCGTGGCTATGAGGTCTCTGGGAGCTCCACTCTTGACAAGTCCTGCCCCTTGCAGTTTTTGCCACTGTGCCACGGTAGTCTACACCATTTTCAATAATGCACTCTGTgtaaaatgaaggaaaggaaatggttGTTAACTGTGAGCTGTTGGGCCACATCAATACTTGATGGTTGTGAAGCAGAGATAAATTTGAGGAAATACTACTACAATTTACACACCCTGCATATTATGGAGATGAGGAAATAAGGGCTAGATAGTGTCAAGGATGACTAAcatgatattttaatttccttgcatcttaaaaattttcttcatgaTCATGAAAGTCATAAATAAAAGAAGCTTACATTTAGTCAATCCTTTAAGACTCCAGAAATCAGGTCTACAAATACCATGCactcataaaatatttttcttgtagaCAGTGATATCTGTCCAATGCCACATTTTACAGTAGGTAAAACACAGCAACACATATTCAGCCAAAATTATTAACCTTCTAACCAGTGAAACATGtcatagcaaaaaaaattttaaaaagaaagctgCAGTACTCTAACCATCTACTGCATAACAGAGTTGCATCTGAACTGAATCAAAAAAAGCCAGCTGCCCTTTGATGGTAAGTGGAACCCTAGAAATGTGAAAGCATGGCACAGGAAAAGACTTTTTGGAGCAGGTGCCAGCAAAATGCCATCACTGCTCCATTTTTCTGTCATTACTAGTTGccctcccacagcagagccacctGCTTCCTCGTGTTTCCAATACTGCCAGATGTAGCAGGTAAAAGATGTGATATTTGCCTAAAACCTAATGCAGAAACCCTGCTATAAAATTCTACAAAAATGCTCAGAAAATTAAGAGTGTGGATACAATACTGTattaaattctgtatttatttagaGTTTCCCGTatttcatttctcattaaatTCTTGAAGGTGTTTCCATAAAAACCAGCTTCCTGGTTATGAGCATTTCTGGGGAAGCTGAAAGTGTTCTCACCAGggtttgtttcctctgctgtcTGAGGAGGCTTAGGTACAGTCTCTAGCCCCTGGTCGTCACACTTCTTCAGGTCACAATACTCCCACCTCACGCTGGGGTCGGTGGTGTAGCACCACGGACGGCTGTCGGCATCCGGGTTTCTGCAGTAATTTTGGCTCAGGCCCCTGCAAATGCAAACagattatattattatattccTATCCATGCCATTGCCCTGGGGAGAGCTCAGAAGAACATTTTAGAAAGCAGATCTGCTTCAGAGTTAGCATATACCATTTATCATGTACATTCTGTCATGGCCAGTTGAAATTGTTTTTagagcagaaagaaatcaggacacatacattaaatatttaactaTGCCAAATACTTATTCGCTGATTAACACTTAAAgtagaatataattttaaaatccagatAGGTAAATGCATACATGTATAGCAAAGatataattcattttatttttttcaaatatgccaatagattttaaaaaggaatcattttttgcatttcagaaaaaataagtgATAAATATTATGAATAAGAAAACAATCTATCCCTTCTTCAAAATTTTAATGACTTGCAGACTAGGAAGCAAAGACTTAAACTcattaataaattaatgcaTAGAAACAGTTCATTTCAGCATAAGGGAAAATTTATTATAACTATTAATTGCCTTAGAAGCAACGTAGAAACACACAGTTAATTAGTCCAAGTATAATAGTATAATAGTCCAAGTATAATAGTATAATAGTCCAAGTATAATAGTATAATAGTGACACCTGTGGTTTCTTTCAAGATGAAGTTaacaaaaaacatttccatgatagaagaagaaaaggaagggattATTTTTATCTAGTACACTCCCTTCCCAGCTTTATAATCATTGTTGTGCAATGATGATGCAAATCAAAACAAGTTCAATGGAATGACCACTGTCCAAGGAAACCTGGCAATGGGAAGCACACGTACGCGTTGGGGAAGTTCTTGGCTGTTCTGTTGTGCCGGTGTGGCGACATTGAGCTCCAGGCCTGGCACTTCTTTCCCGAGCGAGTGAAAGAAGCTGTGCCACGGTAAGTGACCCCATTGCCCTGATAGCACTCCTCAGTAACTTCAGCCTGCTCAGGCACATCAACAGCTGTAGTGAATGACAGAAACCAATCTCTTGCATCTTAACTCTTTGACATTGATGCTTAAGCATAGAAAgacaacagaaaacaagaagCCAGAGTATTTCATTGACCACCGCAGCATGCTCTCTGTAACAGAATCCTTCTCAGACAGTAATCAAAATGAAGATCTCAAAAGATGCTTGcaaaattttcattatattcTAGATTAAAAGCTCTTGTACTTAATTTCACTGTCACACATGGGGATTTATTTCAGATAACAAGCCAAATATGGATCAAAATATGGATCAAAATTTTTTCAGGATGGAGGTTGCCTGTGTCTTTGCCATACACCTATGTGTGGAACAAGACTACCTTGTGTAAGGAGAGTTCTCTTCTCATTGTTTTCTATGGAGTCTTGGTTCAATGATACTAAATTATCTTAGGTTTTTGCTACAGATTCAGTTTTTAAGGAACTGGCATGTAAAGATAACTAACTTTTCCATggagcatttaaaaatatatcagtGGAGGTAACCACCACTGGGCAAAATTAAAAGACTCTTTTCCTGCAAAATTTCCTGatctgaggcagcagctgactTAAAACCTTCTGCACTTAGCTGCCAGACTGCACACACCAGCGTGGGCTCCACATCACACCCAGAAGCAAAACTAGACACAGCAATGCcaacagtgacagcagcaatgCAACTGAGCAGAGTCACAGgagatttttcaaaatgaacaATGATGACCCTTGACTTCCACTTGTCTCCTGTTCTTACCAGGGGCCTCTGGCTTGGCACTGTCACAGGAGGGAATGTTGCAATATTCCCACCGGGCAGTTGTGTTGGTGGTGTAACACCATGGCCTCTTCTCACCATCAGGATTTCTGCAGTAGTTTTCATCTAGGCCCCTAGAACAGAAAACTTGACTGATAAAATTCTCTCTTGGAAATCTATTAAAAGTTATGAACAAATGGAGAATCTCTTGCTGCGTAGTTTAATGTTGTATTTACTGATGCCATTTGTTACATGAATAATTGCAATTTGCTGGTGTTTTGGATGTGCTAAACCAGATACCTGCACAACTGATGAATGAATTAAGAGActgtaatactttgaagtcaAGAGTAGTACAGCAGAGAGAATCTAGGGTGAAAGAATCTAGCCCCAAGCAAATATCATAGCTGTTCCTCACAGTTTCACCTGAGCAACCATACAGTACAAGGATGAAATGAGGAGGGAAAAAGTCAGCCAAGAAGAGCTTGAAAGTCAGAAGAGGACACAGCTGTATTCAAGAAAAAGAAGTCAGTAAAAAGAAATGtatgaaaaaattgaaaatatgagATCCAGCAGGTGATGAATGCTGGTGTAACTGAAGGACTTTGCTATACagatgaagaaaacagaagtaattttgaGACTTGGTATTTCTCATGGACACGGAGTAACAGAGGGGTTTCACTTACTGGCAGGGATAGTTTTCAGGAGTGCGGGCGTGTCTGTGGGGAGACTGAGAGCTCCAGTGCTGACAGGTATTTCCTGATTCAGTAACAGATATTGTGCCTCGATAgtcttctcctctccctgagaGACACTGGCgtcctggggcaggaggtggTGGGGGTGTTGCTGTTACAGAAAAAGGAACTGAAATTAATCAGTGCCTTCTAGATATAGTAAAAAACTAACCAACAAACCACTCTGATCTTTATAATCAAATGGGCTTTTTAGATTTCTTTGCAGGTAAGTTctaaatatcaaaatatttgaaaagtcaaAAGGCAGATAAAAGATCTAAAGATATCTTTcttaacttttctttctcccattttGAGTTCTTCACAAGCAATCAGGCTGCCAGAAGGGCACTTGCATCTGCCCCTTTACAGCAGCCAGGATAGAAGACAGGATACAAAAGTCAATATATGAAAATGCTAGCAGCCTCATCAGAACAGATCTGGAAAGCAAGCAAGTGGTaatactgtgaagaaaactgGGGTGAAAGTGTCTGGCCCATCAGTGATACAGACAGGTGCATGTGTAAAATAGATATACTCTGACTGGTGAGAGACAGCAAGGATCAGGTCTAGTGAGAAGTCCCAAGAAAAAGTATAATGGCAAGGACAGGCCTttaggggaaaagaaaactgaaaaggtGGAGAATTCATTTggaagagcaaagcaaaagccaAAGTATTTTCAGGAAGAGTGAAACTTCTTGGAATCAAAAGaggaacaacagaaaaaacagcagaaatgcctGGTCATAGGAAAACACATCAAGGAAGGGAGATGTGCTCCAGACAAAACCATTAGAAATGCCTATGACAGAAATGTCTAGCCTCAATAAAGCTATcagaagttaattttaaagtaattaatttttttctttgagataAAATTCAGCTGTCTTTTATACTTTTCTTTATGTTTGGGACCTCTTATGTTTGTTCTGTCTCCTCACACCACTCTGACTGGAAGAAGCCTAGAAGGCAGACTCACTGCAACGAGGAATGTCACAATATTCCCAGCGTTTAGTTGGACTGGTAGTGAAACACCAGGGCCGAGGTTCTCCATCAGGATTACGACAATAATTATTCTTCAGATCCTTCTCTGGAAAACTGAAccagaaaaataagatttttagGTTTTAAGATAAGCTACTAATAGCTGTAACAATTCTCCTGTCTGGTGCAGGGTGGTCTTTAGCCCACCACTGGTGATAAAGGGACCATCACAGAACCTGACTCACTTTTCTGGGAGGTATCCATGGGAGTGAGGTTCCTGGGAGTCCCAGCGCTGGCACTCAAGCCCAGACGTTGTTGTTGCAACTACTCCATGGTAGTTTTCTCCACTGCAGTGCATGCACTCTACTGTAGGAACAAGACAGAGCAAGGACAAGAGAGACAGAAAGCCTCTGATGAACTGGTCCAGAAACATTGCCACTTGTCTCACACAAGGCACAAGAGCCTGATCAGAGCACGAGGCTGAAGTACAGTCATTTTTTGGCTAAGTAAAAGCTTAGTTTCCTTGGTAAGATGACTTTAACCATCAACTTGTTAAAGTAATTTTAGTTGTTGTAGtattccatgaaaaaaaaacccaaaccaacatTACAGACTACAGGCTTTAAAAGAGCTAAATTGAAtctattaatatataatttaaaatctgtGCTTTGCTACTGTCACATTTTATTGAGTTCTGCACTAGCAACTGTCATTTTGTTCAATTCtaattttatgatatattaaTACACGCCTTTTTTATCTAGGGAAAAAACACTGTTGATGTGTTGATGTTTTCAGGGTTTCTTGATATCTTCCTTGTTGATgttgaaaatgttttggaaaatttCATGTTGAGCTAAATTCAAGTTTGAAACAAATGCTCAATTGAAAGTAAAAGTGTCTGAATAACTTCACATTCTTTAACACATCTTTCAAAAACTGGAAAGAAGTCAGTATGTGTGTCCTGACCTTCACACTCAGGGATGTTACAGTAGTCAAATCTGGTATCAGGATCTGTTGTGTAACACCAGGGTCCCTTTTCATCCTTGTCAGGATTTCTGCAGTAGTTTTCCTCCAGTCCTGCTTTGGGATATTTTTCAGGCGTGTAACTGGAACAGAATTGAATGGGATTACAGAATAAGGAAAGTGTCCCAATTATTCAGCTCAGGGCtctaaaaacaaaatctttatCTGAGGACAATTTTGTAGATGCTGGTCTTTAGAGGGCCCCTAAGAGTTAGTGTGTGCAATAATTGCTGAAGCATTATAAGTGCTACAATGATAGACTTAAGAAATACAGTGCCTCTACAGCCAGTTATGCCCTTAAtacttgcattttctttagctATTGGTTTCCAGCAGTTATTGCTCAGGCAGGGTACCATGTGGCATGTAGGGAACTGCCTCCTCTGGGATATGTTCCCTGGGAGACACAATGAGAATGTATTTGCTGAAATGTAAGAGTCCTCTGTAACCTCAGAGCTACAGCTTCTGAATAGAAGGTTACTAAGTAAACCCAGTTAGGGGGTTTTTATTAAATACAAGAAATACTGCCTTGTTAATTGTAGATTCACTGAAAAAATGATGCACCTCTATCTCATCTGCCACATGTTATACTTTGGCAAGAGAAGAAGTTCTTACTCTAGTGAGACTACTGAAAAATCCTAATTTCAGCAGAACCAGATGTTTCTCTGTCTAGTATTTTGCTCATGTAAAGCCCATAAAATTTGAATGCAACTGCCAAGGCTGACAGTGTCTCTGTTGATCATGTAGCAACACTTAGAGGTCTCTGAGTAACAACTCAGATTAGAGAATTATCTTATTCTAGATAGGTATAGAAAAATCTTTTATAAGGAGATTTCTAACACCAAAAAAGTTGCTTACAAGACAAATTAGAACATATGTATGGCTTaacaaaatttcagaaaaacataTGAACAGATACGAAAAGATCTTACTTTGGTTTATGTGGGGTATTATCAGCCCACTTCTGGCACTTCACACCTTTCTGAGTTTTGGCTTCTGTTCCTCTGTAATCCACTCCATTTCCCTCCTTGCATTCTAGAAGATATACTGAAATGATATGTGATTAATCAGTATCACAATATATCGATTGGATTCTAGCATAcacaaaatccattttcatGACAGCACACTTAAATATGTTTGATCATATTTTGACTTTCTTATGTTCTCAAAACTAGCCATTTTACATTGTAAAATCCTGCTAGATAGCTGATGTCTAATTTGACTTAATTGGGACTGAAAAATGTATGTGAAAGCAAAAGAATTTCTGCACCAGAATTCCAGAGAAATAAGTGTAACAAAACCCAGTTATTTTGGGAACACACCATAGTAGATTTAAATCATAAAGAAcactttaaatacatttaaatagaTACTATAACAAAATAGAAAcacattctctttttcttaCCTCCTATGAGGTTATTATAGTTATGCATAGTAATTAAAATCAAATCTTTAAAGATGGTCACCTGAATTCAGCTGAAGACAAGACAGCTGCAGTTTAGGGACAATCACTGTCAGGTAACATGTCCTCTGGCTCAGAAAACTAAGTAGGAAACTCATTTAccattttcctggggaagcaATCTGTCTTTTAGGTTGTGACCTGGTTTGTCTCAGGGTCTTTAAGTAGTGTCCAAACCAAATACTTGTAGAGATTGAGTTTTGCAACAGTTTTTCTCTGCATCAAAGTTGTAACAAAGCTGACGTACAAGCAGAAGATTAACAGAAATCTGGAGAAATAATGCCTTTTACACAGACCTGTCTTGCCCACAGTGAAAAGAACTAATATTTGATTCCAAAATATAGTTCAGCTTTTCTGAGGGCTGATAGTTTAGACCTGAATTTATAGATGCACCCTTAGGAATCCTTTTATTTCAATGTATATATAGAGGCAAGTTTACTCTAGAAACTTTAGCTGGAAGCCATTTGGATCCCTCAAAcaattttgcaataaaataacattaaacCCCTCAATCACTCAACATTGAATCAGTCAAGTGCTGACTCTTCTTGTTTGTGTAAACTTTTGACCGTTTATATAACCTTCAGggcttttcctttctgatgACAAATTCCTAACTTTGATCCCCAAACTCAGCCCATGTCCCTTGGGTTAACTATTTCCAAACAGATATGTAGGAAACAATTCCCAAATGCAGCTTTAATTCTTATTACTTTTACTGTAAGCCAGGGAAGATTAACTTTCTCTTTTATAGCACatactattaaaataaataacttctgAAACTGTCAGTTTTATAGTAATTGTCATCCTTTTTGTTGAACACAATGATAAATAGCAACTAGGTCTCATCAAGTAATTGCTTAGACTGAAAAAATTACTGCAGATACAAAAATGAGCAACACAGACAGCATCTGACACATACACAAGAGATTGTGTATTTGATGTTTATGATACCAAGGTTACCAAGGTCCATCTTTTGgtttctgcaggcagaggtgcaATTTTTGGAAAGTTTGGTTTTGTCAAACAACAGTTTTTCACACTTTTAGTGGTGTGTTTCTGTTATTTCAAGAAGCTAAAACACATGTCTATGGCCCCAAAACATGTAGTAACAAATTCCCAGTGAGTATTGCAGTACCAGGTTCTAACTTCAGTAAATCCAAGGGATGtctcaaaaataaaccaaaattgAAATCTAGCTCCTGATCACAGTAAGAAAAACCAATATGATTACTTACATATAACTTACTCATACAATCTTTTAGGTTTATTACTTATTAATTGATTCACTCAGTTTTCCTTCTAAAAGAGAACTTTCAGAAGATTTCTTAGTATTACTTAATTGTGATGTATGGAAATTCCCACCTGCTTCTGTGTATAATGAAAGAACTAATGTTCTAAACTTTAAATtacctacagaaaaaaatgcagctggcCAAAGGCTTCAGAAAATACTAGGTTGAAAAGGACTCTCAGTTGTCTTTGGTCCATAGCCCCAGAAATGGCGCATTCAGGTTCTAACGTGAGTGAgactgagcagagcagtggcCAGCCAACATCTGCAAGGGTGAaggctccacagcctctctgggcaatgtGGCCCAGTACTTACAcacctttctgtgaaaaattacCTCCTTATCTTCCTTATCAGGCACTTATCCACAGTGCCTGAACAAAATCTCCTTTGGATGTTCGGCTGCAATCCAGCTAAAGCTGTTGAACTACTGTCTAAAATCTCCTTGGCAGCTGCTATAGACACAGCATTGTCTTAGCCCACAGGGAGGGATAAGCCATCAAGGTCAACAGAGAAGTAAAGATGCATTTCTCTGAAGCTTATGGGTGTTTACTATCAACTTCTTGAGATTCTTGCCTTTTGCTTGGAAACTGGCCCATCAAAACCACTCTATGATTTTCAGCAGCTGAGAACCTGGTTCATTTTCTATTACTAAAGTCAAGTATTACTGTATTATTAAAGTCAGTGAACAGCACAATGAAATTTatgttacattaaaaataaaccacattCCTTCTTCCCTGTATACAACAAGAGCTCCATGCTTGataatgaaattgaaaaatagTCTTAAAACCCAATTGTTTCCTTGCATCTGGCATAAGGTGATAATTTTTGAAACAGGATAAAGAATTGGATCGATACCATTCCTCAGAGACACATTTCctattttcagaaagaattaGAGATAATTTCTGTCAAATAATCCTCATCTATgacaaaaatattcataaaattcACCACGTCAATTAAtgacataataaaaataagaatgggATAAAAATGTCACCAATTAATTAACTGAAGAGTACGAACATAAGACAACAATATACAAATACTATAAAAATAGATCATTTTTATCTGAACCACAgtttaataatacaaaaaagATATAGACATACTTCTTTTTTCATAAAGAACTGCATTTGCTCTTCTGAATATCATTGCTGTTTTGGTGTTCTCAGTCAGTGTTAAACACTGTTGGTCTTTACTGGTAAATAAGAAGGCCCTGTCAAATGTAAGAGGAGAGAGCAATGTAAGAAACAATACTTAATATATgcttattttcctgaaaacatttttgagtATTCAGTTGTCGTTTTATCAAACACTACATTTCAGCGATATTTAAGACTGAGATTCAAATTTCTATATATTAAGACAATATCAATATTTAAGACTGATATTTCTAATCACTGAGTATTGCAGCTCATATTTTCAGTGGTGATTTTCACTCCTAAGTGTTCATATCAAACCTAGGTTGAAAGGGAGCTACAAGAAGAAATTGTAACAAGGGATTTGTAACTTGCCAGAGGCTCAAGAGACCACGTTGAAGAGGATATATACACAAGGCACCTTgaccttattttaaaaatattagtgGTCATTCAAGGAGTTAGACTCTCTTCAGTACGCAGCAGTTACCAAGGAGCAGATAAAACACAGTCCAGGACCTTAAATTATCTTGTGGTAACTCTTCTGAGAGTAAGCACTCCATAAGTCATAGCCTTTTGTAAACTGCAAAACAGAAGCAGATGGTGTAGCCTCTAGAACAGCATCTAAGGAAACCTTCTGACAGGCTAAATAATTCCTACAGCTTGTTTTTTGggaccaaaaagaaaagagcagtaGCAGCATGACATTTAATGGGTAACAACAAAGCTGTTATGCCCAGTTAAGCCAATTAAGCTGTCAGTAATGTTAAATTTGTAAGTAGGAAAGTAACTAAGGAGCATGGCCCAATCCACCTCTAAGGTGGGACAAGTCTGAAGTATTGATCTGAACAGATTGGTCTGAAGCATTAATGTtaggatgctgcagtgctgccctggtCCTAAGCTCTAACTAACATTTATCTTTCTTTCCCCAGATCCTTCCTGCCAGACAGCATCAGTTCTTGCTTGATTGTAAAAGATCTCACGTAATTAATTAAGGAGGCATTAACCTGATGTCATTCCAATGCCAAGTGATGGCAGGCTTAGACCCTAGGGCAGAAGCTAAAGAATGATACTGTGTCTGAATATGCCTCAAAAGGGAACATTAATTCTCTGCCAACTGTAAATATATAATCTGAATATACAGACCTGccctctctgccttcctccctaCTATCCTGAACCACGAGctactgcagctctgccctctttGTGGTTTTCAGAGTGAAGCTGGATCCAGGGGAATTGGTGGTATTTCTACAGTCAGCAGACCCCTGTCATCCTTCAGGCTTacacctttttaaaataagtctcattttctctttggaGTTAAAACCCAAAGTTACAAAACAC from Molothrus ater isolate BHLD 08-10-18 breed brown headed cowbird chromosome 3, BPBGC_Mater_1.1, whole genome shotgun sequence harbors:
- the LOC118685211 gene encoding plasminogen-like, whose amino-acid sequence is MGISKTAFLLLFFLSSVQGSVLDRYVRTEGAWLLNPMKQVYRANSDEECAEKCETEEKFACRAFLFTSKDQQCLTLTENTKTAMIFRRANAVLYEKRIYLLECKEGNGVDYRGTEAKTQKGVKCQKWADNTPHKPNYTPEKYPKAGLEENYCRNPDKDEKGPWCYTTDPDTRFDYCNIPECEVECMHCSGENYHGVVATTTSGLECQRWDSQEPHSHGYLPENFPEKDLKNNYCRNPDGEPRPWCFTTSPTKRWEYCDIPRCTTPPPPPAPGRQCLSGRGEDYRGTISVTESGNTCQHWSSQSPHRHARTPENYPCQGLDENYCRNPDGEKRPWCYTTNTTARWEYCNIPSCDSAKPEAPAVDVPEQAEVTEECYQGNGVTYRGTASFTRSGKKCQAWSSMSPHRHNRTAKNFPNAGLSQNYCRNPDADSRPWCYTTDPSVRWEYCDLKKCDDQGLETVPKPPQTAEETNPECIIENGVDYRGTVAKTARGRTCQEWSSQRPHSHDYFTPTTHPRAGLEKNYCRNPDGDVNGPWCYTTDPRKAWEYCDIPKCPPPQYECGKSKFRPKLCAQRIVAGCVSHPHSWPWQISLRTSYGMHFCGGTLIDPQWVLTAAHCLEKSSRPAAYKVYLGLHRELATEPSVQIRDVEKLFKEPRRADIALLKLSRPAVINNHVIPVCLPKENSVLGGREECYVTGWGDTKGTPGGGYLKETGFPVIENKICNRPEFLNGRVKKHELCAGNIHGGTDTCQGDSGGPLVCLDQDKFVQHGVTSWGLGCAQPMKPGVYVRVSNYIPWIKSVMESN